A segment of the Candidatus Nitrososphaera gargensis Ga9.2 genome:
TGCAGCATGTGGCTTAGCTCGTCCTCATCCCAGTTTGGATTTGCCTTAGCCAAAAATGCTGCAATATCGTCTGCATTGTCTGACCATCTCTGATCTGCATCTGCCACTGCGCTATTATCTCCAGCTTTTGCCGCGTTGACCAAATCAGCAGCAATCAGGATATGCTCCTTTAGGAGCTTTGTCAACTGATCGCCAGCTTTTTCACCATAGTAAGGCTTTACTGCATTACCAATGTCTTCTTGGTTGTCAAGCAATCTTTCAGATGTTTGGTCAAGAGAAGGCAAATCGTATGCAGAATCAACGATAAACTGTCTCATGTAAAAACGATATGGTCAACCCATAGTTCGCGCATTATATTTCTAAATTCCATTTCACTGGCTGTAGATGTTGTCGTTAATGTATCATCGTCATGGTCATTGTCGCTGCGCTCATTGTCTGC
Coding sequences within it:
- a CDS encoding acetylglutamate kinase, with the protein product MPSLDQTSERLLDNQEDIGNAVKPYYGEKAGDQLTKLLKEHILIAADLVNAAKAGDNSAVADADQRWSDNADDIAAFLAKANPNWDEDELSHMLHDHLKVTKDEAVARLQSDYEADIEAFDKSP